GATATGATAGTACGAAAAGGGCCTTGTCaacctacaaataatatttttaagtatccAACAAATGAGGAGCACAGGAGTTTTCAAGAGTCGtggtttacaaaaaaattaaatgatggGACTTTGGTTAATAGAGACTGGTTATCATATTCTATTTCCAcagataaaatgttttgttgtcATTGTCAGTTATTTGGTAGAACCAAAAGAGACAACTGGATCATTAATGGTGTAagtaaatggaaaaatgcattACATAAAATTTTAGTTCATGAAACATCTTCAAATCATATAGATgcatctttaaaatttaaattgagaaATCAAGTATTACCTATTCTTCCATCACTGACCGAGAAAAGAAAATTTGAAGTCCTCTGTAACCGTGGAATAGTAAAAGAACTTATCGAcatcacattatttttaagccGCCATTCTTTAGCTTTTCGTGGTCATCGTGAAAAATGGTCAGATTCATTGAGAGGAAATTTCAAAGATTTAGTAGAACTTGTTTCAAACTATTCCCCTACAATGGCACcatacatttcaaatttaaaaaataaaaataataaacctcaGTGGTCTTTCATATCATGGCGGAGACAAAATGAACTCATAGAATGTATATCAGATGAAATTGTTGGAatcatatctaaaaaaataaaggatTGTCCTTTCTTTAGTGTTTCACTTGATACAACATTCGATGTATCTCGAAAAGAACAATTGTCGTTTATTGTTCGTTACATCGATCAAAACTCTGGTAGTATTTATGAACGTCTAATAGCTGTCCTGGAAACACCTATAACAACAGGCCGTGAATTAATGAATGTCTTTAAACAAACTTGTGATTCGTTAAACTTAGATTGGAAAAATCATCTTGTTGGTCAATCGTATGATGGTGCTGCCAATATGAGGGGTAATTATAATGGACTTCAAAGTTTAATCAAAGAAATTAATCCTCACGCTATTTATGTATGGTGTTGGGCACACCGATTAAACTTGGTGATAACTGATGTAGTAAGTTCAGGAGTCAATGCAATGGATATGTTtggaaatttagaaaaattatatgatCTAATTAATTCAAGTAAAATTAGAGTTATGTACTACGAACAGTTTCAAAAAGAAAAGTATAAGAAGAAACAAATTCGTCGAATTAAACGTGTGACAACTACACGTTGGATGTCGTTTTCATATGCACTGGACGTAGTTTTGAGTACATATTTGGCTGTATTAGATACATTAGAAATAATGCGAAGTAAAGATGGACCAGGTGATAGAAAAAGTGGATTTGAAGCTGGAGcgataattgattatttaaagtCTTATCGCTTTGTATGGACAGCTTtgacttttaaaaaattgtttgatatacTGTCACCAACCAGCTCAATATTGCAAAGCAAAGATCTAGATCTTATGTTAGCTGTTTCAAtgattgaacaaaataaaataaaaatatcaacactTCGATCTGATGAGAGTTTTGAAAGTTTATCTCAAGAAGTAGATGCTTTTGTTTTAGAACAAGCTGATGAAAATGAAGAATTCATTCAACTTCCCACTCCTCGTTCAcgtaagaagaaaaaaatggcTGGTGAACTTTCAGATGACGAGGTTATTTTAGATCCTATTCAAAACATTAAAGTGAACACATATTTTTCTGCAATAGACATAGTACAAAGACAACTATCTGAACGTTTCAGTGATAAATCAATTGGTGTTCTTAAGGATCTATCACTTCTTAcaagtaaagtaatttat
The Acyrthosiphon pisum isolate AL4f unplaced genomic scaffold, pea_aphid_22Mar2018_4r6ur Scaffold_21239;HRSCAF=23390, whole genome shotgun sequence genome window above contains:
- the LOC103307930 gene encoding zinc finger MYM-type protein 1-like, translated to MNDQNEQSTPTGSTGSNDITENVENNQPCSSILDIMNDQNEQSTSTENITLPETLYISTSTQSNLIYVNDPAKFHKFINITPEFTDMIVRKGPCQPTNNIFKYPTNEEHRSFQESWFTKKLNDGTLVNRDWLSYSISTDKMFCCHCQLFGRTKRDNWIINGVSKWKNALHKILVHETSSNHIDASLKFKLRNQVLPILPSLTEKRKFEVLCNRGIVKELIDITLFLSRHSLAFRGHREKWSDSLRGNFKDLVELVSNYSPTMAPYISNLKNKNNKPQWSFISWRRQNELIECISDEIVGIISKKIKDCPFFSVSLDTTFDVSRKEQLSFIVRYIDQNSGSIYERLIAVLETPITTGRELMNVFKQTCDSLNLDWKNHLVGQSYDGAANMRGNYNGLQSLIKEINPHAIYVWCWAHRLNLVITDVVSSGVNAMDMFGNLEKLYDLINSSKIRVMYYEQFQKEKYKKKQIRRIKRVTTTRWMSFSYALDVVLSTYLAVLDTLEIMRSKDGPGDRKSGFEAGAIIDYLKSYRFVWTALTFKKLFDILSPTSSILQSKDLDLMLAVSMIEQNKIKISTLRSDESFESLSQEVDAFVLEQADENEEFIQLPTPRSRKKKKMAGELSDDEVILDPIQNIKVNTYFSAIDIVQRQLSERFSDKSIGVLKDLSLLTSKVIYKINKDPNSLPKDSFKFFLEIYGKFVDKKYLCSEYLQFASIFNNLITSEALPINLHRNCKEIFGSESEPEIDDGSDEDDNNSENIISNIKNNSGSLQPIFQIFLNKGLISVFPNVYTMLKIGLTLPVTSASPERAFSKLKIVKNRLRSTMGQERLQGLMRITCEKDIILNYENIINTFASKSPHLLKALVL